One window of the Burkholderia ubonensis subsp. mesacidophila genome contains the following:
- a CDS encoding phosphonate degradation HD-domain oxygenase, translating into MALTLEEIRGLYREHGHVAYSGEPVTQLEHALQSGLLAEEAGADDALVAAAFLHDLGHLLNRQGETPSARGIDDLHQYYVLPFLRPLLSDAVLEPIRLHVDAKRCLCRTDAGYFESLSPDSVRSLALQGGIFSDEEAAAFLRRPFAEGALRLRRWDDTAKVEGKATPNLEHYMEIVARQVRTA; encoded by the coding sequence ATGGCGTTGACGCTCGAAGAGATTCGCGGCCTGTATCGCGAGCATGGTCATGTGGCCTACAGCGGGGAGCCGGTCACGCAGCTCGAGCATGCGCTGCAGAGCGGGCTGCTGGCGGAGGAGGCGGGCGCGGACGACGCGCTGGTCGCGGCGGCGTTCCTGCACGACCTCGGGCATCTGCTGAATCGCCAGGGGGAGACGCCGAGTGCGCGCGGCATCGACGACCTTCATCAATATTATGTATTGCCGTTCCTGCGGCCGCTGTTGTCGGATGCGGTGCTCGAGCCGATCCGGCTGCACGTCGATGCCAAGCGCTGCCTGTGCCGGACGGACGCCGGCTACTTCGAGAGCCTGTCGCCGGACTCGGTGCGCAGCCTTGCGCTGCAGGGCGGGATCTTCAGCGACGAGGAGGCCGCGGCGTTCCTGCGGCGCCCGTTCGCGGAGGGCGCGTTGCGGCTGCGCCGCTGGGACGATACGGCGAAGGTGGAAGGGAAGGCGACGCCGAATCTCGAGCACTATATGGAGATCGTCGCGCGCCAGGTGCGCACGGCCTGA
- the phnY gene encoding phosphonoacetaldehyde dehydrogenase, whose protein sequence is MTSPVRQDHPAFRAEALRWCGLRATRERTFDVTDPYTGMRVGTAPLASGDDVRAAFDYAMAYRPVLTRYERSQILERAAALLRERTEEASDLITLESGLSKQDSRYEIGRVADVLKFASVEALRDDAQSFSCDLTPHGKARRVFSQRQPLDGVIVAITPFNHPMNQVAHKIAPAIATNNRVIVKPSEKVPLSAFYLADLLYEAGLPEPMLQVVTGDPREIADELVTHSHASLITFTGGVAIGKAIAAKAGYRRVVLELGGNDPLIVLGDADLDRAASLAVQGSYRNSGQRCTAVKRILVQRSVAPAFTERLVAKTRAWSYGDPFDPANEMGTVIDEAAARLFEARVDEAVAQGARLLTGNVRRGALYAPTVLDRVDPAMALVREETFGPVSPVIAFDTIDDAIRISNGTAFGLSSGVCTDSTEAVVRFVNELNVGTVNVWEVPGYRIELTPFGGIKDSGLGYKEGVQEAMKSFTNLKTFSLPWG, encoded by the coding sequence ATGACTTCCCCTGTTCGGCAGGACCATCCGGCATTTCGTGCCGAGGCATTGCGCTGGTGCGGCCTTCGCGCGACGCGCGAGCGGACTTTCGACGTCACCGATCCCTATACCGGCATGCGCGTCGGCACGGCGCCGCTCGCGAGCGGCGACGACGTCCGCGCCGCATTCGATTACGCGATGGCTTACCGGCCGGTGCTCACGCGCTACGAGCGTTCGCAGATCCTCGAACGGGCGGCCGCGTTGCTGCGCGAGCGCACCGAGGAAGCGTCGGACCTGATCACGCTCGAATCCGGTTTGTCGAAGCAGGATTCGCGCTACGAGATCGGCCGCGTCGCGGACGTGCTGAAGTTCGCGTCGGTCGAGGCGCTGCGTGACGACGCGCAGAGCTTCTCGTGCGACCTGACGCCTCACGGCAAGGCGCGCCGGGTGTTTTCGCAGCGTCAGCCGCTCGACGGGGTGATCGTCGCGATCACGCCGTTCAATCATCCGATGAACCAGGTTGCACACAAGATCGCGCCGGCGATCGCGACCAACAACCGCGTGATCGTGAAGCCGTCCGAGAAGGTGCCGCTGTCGGCGTTCTATCTGGCGGATCTGCTTTATGAGGCCGGCCTGCCCGAGCCGATGCTGCAGGTCGTGACCGGCGATCCGCGCGAGATCGCGGACGAACTGGTGACGCACTCGCACGCGTCGCTGATCACGTTTACCGGCGGCGTGGCGATCGGCAAGGCGATTGCCGCGAAGGCCGGTTACCGGCGCGTCGTGCTCGAGCTGGGCGGCAACGATCCGCTGATCGTCCTCGGCGACGCCGATCTCGACCGCGCCGCGTCGCTCGCGGTGCAGGGCTCGTACCGGAATTCCGGCCAGCGCTGCACGGCGGTCAAGCGCATCCTGGTCCAGCGTTCGGTTGCGCCGGCGTTCACTGAGCGATTGGTGGCGAAGACGCGTGCGTGGTCGTACGGCGACCCGTTCGACCCGGCGAACGAGATGGGTACGGTGATCGACGAAGCGGCGGCGCGCCTGTTCGAGGCGCGTGTCGATGAGGCGGTCGCGCAGGGCGCGCGGCTGCTGACGGGGAATGTCCGCCGCGGTGCGCTGTATGCGCCGACCGTGCTCGATCGCGTCGATCCGGCGATGGCGCTGGTGCGCGAGGAGACGTTCGGCCCGGTGTCGCCGGTCATCGCGTTCGACACGATCGACGATGCGATCCGGATCAGCAACGGCACGGCGTTCGGGCTGTCGTCGGGCGTCTGCACCGACAGTACGGAAGCGGTCGTGCGGTTCGTGAACGAATTGAACGTCGGCACCGTGAACGTCTGGGAGGTGCCGGGCTACCGGATCGAGCTGACGCCGTTCGGCGGGATCAAGGATTCGGGATTGGGTTACAAGGAAGGGGTGCAGGAGGCGATGAAGAGCTTCACGAACCTGAAGACTTTCTCGTTGCCATGGGGATGA
- the phnA gene encoding phosphonoacetate hydrolase: protein MNAAFAMRLPGDAQAAGASTGLPDQSVDVNGRRYRLPAVPTVVVCVDGCEYDYLERAVEAGVAPFVGRMIAEGTAWRADCVVPTFTNPNNLSIVCGAPPSVHGICGNYFWDPDADGGRGAEVMMNDPAYLRAGTLLAAASDAGARVAVVTAKDKLRRLLGWRMRGICFSAEKAAQANLAENGIVDVLDWVGLPSPDVYSAALSEFVFAAGVRLAQTRQVDLMYLSTTDYVQHKCAPGSAGANAFYAMMDRYLAQLDALGWVIGLTADHGMNAKHDPATGRPNVVYLQDALDGWFGAQAARVILPITDPYVVHHGALGSFATVYLAAGVDRADAMWRIGGLDGVELVLDNAEAAARFELPADRIGDLVVIARRDMTLGTREREHDLSGLTVPLRSHGGVSEQEVPLLFNRRIARDDPARRPRNFDVFDFALNRIAS, encoded by the coding sequence ATGAACGCCGCATTCGCCATGCGGCTGCCCGGCGACGCGCAGGCCGCCGGGGCATCGACGGGCCTGCCGGACCAGTCCGTCGACGTCAACGGCCGCCGCTACCGGCTGCCGGCGGTGCCGACCGTCGTCGTGTGCGTCGACGGCTGCGAGTACGACTATCTCGAGCGCGCGGTGGAGGCGGGCGTCGCGCCGTTCGTCGGCAGGATGATCGCGGAAGGCACCGCGTGGCGCGCCGATTGCGTCGTGCCGACCTTCACCAACCCGAACAACCTGTCGATCGTCTGCGGCGCGCCGCCGTCGGTGCACGGAATCTGCGGCAATTACTTCTGGGACCCGGACGCCGACGGCGGGCGCGGCGCCGAGGTGATGATGAACGATCCCGCCTACCTGCGGGCCGGCACGCTGCTCGCCGCGGCGTCCGACGCCGGCGCGCGGGTGGCGGTCGTGACCGCGAAGGACAAGCTGCGCCGCCTGCTCGGCTGGCGGATGCGCGGCATCTGCTTTTCCGCGGAGAAGGCCGCGCAGGCGAATCTCGCGGAAAACGGCATCGTCGACGTGCTCGACTGGGTCGGCCTGCCGTCGCCGGACGTCTATAGCGCGGCGCTGTCCGAATTCGTGTTCGCGGCGGGCGTGCGGCTCGCGCAGACGCGCCAGGTCGACCTGATGTATCTGTCGACCACCGACTACGTGCAGCACAAGTGCGCGCCCGGCAGCGCCGGCGCGAATGCGTTCTACGCGATGATGGACCGCTATCTCGCGCAGCTCGACGCGCTCGGCTGGGTGATCGGGCTGACCGCCGACCACGGGATGAACGCGAAACACGATCCGGCGACGGGCCGGCCGAACGTCGTCTATCTGCAGGATGCGCTCGACGGCTGGTTCGGCGCGCAGGCCGCGCGGGTGATCCTGCCGATCACCGATCCATACGTCGTGCATCACGGCGCGCTCGGTTCGTTCGCGACCGTCTATCTGGCGGCGGGCGTCGACCGGGCGGACGCGATGTGGCGCATCGGCGGGCTCGACGGCGTCGAGCTCGTGCTCGACAACGCGGAAGCCGCGGCGCGCTTCGAGCTGCCGGCGGACCGGATCGGCGATCTGGTCGTGATCGCCCGGCGCGACATGACGCTCGGCACGCGCGAGCGCGAACACGACCTGTCCGGGCTGACCGTGCCGTTGCGCTCGCATGGCGGCGTGTCGGAGCAGGAAGTGCCGCTGCTGTTCAACCGTCGCATCGCGCGCGACGATCCCGCGCGCCGTCCGCGGAATTTCGACGTGTTCGATTTCGCGCTGAACCGGATCGCATCATGA
- the phnV gene encoding 2-aminoethylphosphonate ABC transport system, membrane component PhnV, with translation MSAEYRIGQAVPRHEVGWSDTLLKHASRAALALAAFACFWLFVLPVIVVALSSVSSRWSGTILPAGYSLRWFEQLGSQEYGALATSLEIGFGVAVIGTAVGLWLALALEGRDRRGIGAVVDALVMVPNGVPSVVLGLAVLIAYHQRPVDLSSSAAIVVLVQLALILPFCYRCAAAALRPELTVLREAAASLGAPPAMVLRRVLLPQLVPALRASLALGFALSLGELGATLTVYPPGFATVPIVVIGQVERGYYLPASALALMMLGASLAALLLIAARVPGGRRAAP, from the coding sequence ATGTCCGCTGAATACCGTATCGGGCAGGCCGTGCCGCGCCACGAAGTGGGCTGGAGCGACACGCTGCTCAAGCATGCGTCGCGCGCCGCGCTGGCGCTCGCCGCGTTCGCGTGCTTCTGGCTGTTCGTGCTGCCGGTGATCGTCGTCGCGCTGTCGAGCGTGTCGAGCCGCTGGTCCGGCACGATCCTGCCGGCCGGCTACAGCCTGCGCTGGTTCGAGCAGCTCGGTTCGCAGGAATACGGCGCGCTCGCGACGAGCCTCGAGATCGGCTTCGGGGTCGCCGTGATCGGCACGGCCGTCGGCCTGTGGCTCGCGCTCGCGCTCGAAGGGCGCGACCGGCGCGGGATCGGCGCGGTCGTCGACGCGCTCGTGATGGTGCCCAACGGCGTGCCGAGCGTCGTGCTCGGGCTCGCGGTGCTGATCGCGTATCACCAGAGGCCGGTCGATCTGTCGAGTTCGGCGGCGATCGTCGTGCTCGTGCAGCTCGCGCTGATCCTGCCTTTCTGCTATCGCTGCGCGGCGGCGGCGCTGCGCCCGGAGCTGACGGTGCTGCGCGAGGCCGCGGCCAGCCTCGGCGCGCCGCCCGCGATGGTGCTGCGGCGCGTGCTGCTGCCGCAGCTCGTGCCCGCGCTGCGCGCGAGCCTCGCGCTCGGCTTCGCGCTGTCGCTCGGCGAGCTCGGCGCGACGCTGACGGTCTATCCGCCCGGCTTCGCCACCGTGCCGATCGTCGTGATCGGCCAGGTGGAGCGCGGCTATTACCTGCCTGCGTCGGCGCTGGCGCTGATGATGCTCGGCGCGTCGCTCGCGGCGCTGCTGCTGATTGCCGCCCGCGTGCCGGGCGGCCGGCGGGCCGCGCCATGA
- the phnU gene encoding 2-aminoethylphosphonate ABC transporter permease subunit, protein MSSLSSPDTALSPKALASAAAHAAAAKRRQRAGDWHLILLAIVVLGPLVVYPLVRLVLLSLTGDHGLSFAAYRNFFGNPDTRNVLLTTLGVLFASAGTASVLGVLLAALLFFRPFPGASLVTRFLELYVAFPSFLVAFTLIFLYGSQGSVSIALQQVFHLDQPPLDFLFGFGGVILAQTVFYTPFVVRPTLASFATLDLRLIEAARSLGASGWMLARRVVLPIAWPGIAAGTVLCFLLTLNEFGILLVLGSARLVTLPVAIYSSATVDLDLPTASAGAVAMLALSLALYAIYRRVNRRATGGTRDVR, encoded by the coding sequence ATGTCGTCGTTATCGAGCCCTGACACCGCGCTGTCGCCAAAGGCGCTCGCGTCGGCGGCCGCGCATGCCGCGGCCGCGAAGCGCCGCCAGCGCGCCGGCGACTGGCATCTGATCCTGCTCGCGATCGTCGTGCTCGGCCCGCTCGTCGTCTATCCGCTCGTGCGGCTCGTGCTGCTGAGCCTGACCGGTGATCACGGGCTGAGCTTCGCCGCGTACCGCAACTTCTTCGGCAACCCCGACACGCGCAACGTGCTGCTGACGACGCTCGGCGTGCTGTTCGCGAGCGCCGGCACCGCGTCGGTGCTCGGCGTGCTGCTGGCGGCGCTGCTGTTCTTCAGGCCGTTTCCGGGCGCGTCGCTCGTCACGCGCTTCCTGGAGCTGTACGTCGCGTTTCCGTCGTTTCTCGTCGCGTTCACGCTGATCTTCCTGTACGGCTCGCAGGGCTCGGTCAGCATCGCGCTGCAGCAGGTGTTCCATCTCGACCAGCCGCCGCTCGATTTCCTGTTCGGCTTCGGCGGCGTGATCCTCGCGCAGACCGTGTTCTACACGCCGTTCGTCGTGCGGCCGACGCTCGCGTCGTTCGCGACGCTCGACCTGCGCCTGATCGAAGCGGCGCGCAGCCTCGGCGCGTCGGGCTGGATGCTCGCGCGGCGCGTTGTGCTGCCGATCGCGTGGCCCGGGATCGCGGCCGGCACCGTGCTGTGCTTCCTGCTGACGCTGAACGAATTCGGGATTCTGCTCGTGCTCGGCAGCGCGAGGCTCGTCACGCTGCCGGTCGCGATCTACAGCAGCGCGACCGTCGATCTCGACCTGCCGACCGCGTCGGCGGGCGCGGTCGCGATGCTCGCGCTGTCGCTGGCGCTGTATGCGATCTATCGCCGGGTGAACCGGCGTGCAACGGGAGGGACGCGCGATGTCCGCTGA
- the phnT gene encoding 2-aminoethylphosphonate ABC transport system ATP-binding subunit PhnT, whose product MKPVDTAMTHPGAFGAAEPRATLRSGAPGGVQIEHLSVRYGARTVLDDLTLSIGAGEFLTVLGKSGCGKTTLLRFIAGFVKADGLTGTLTVAGRDLTYAPPHKRNLGLLFQNYALFPHLSVFENVAFGLRARRMSSAEVTRRVADALKLVQLGDAGHHMPAQLSGGMQQRVALARALVIEPDVLLLDEPLSALDANLRASVRSELKALHERLPNLTVVCVTHDRDDALVLSDRALLMRDGHVAQLGTPQQLYDTPRNGYVARYLGPANLLPPRVIFPLGDPRHDVRDKVACVRPEQLTVRPLAAGGLHGTVASVEWQGAELSIAVVVDAAPEEPVRVTMQRGRGAAPERGARVSLHCEADDVVVIEP is encoded by the coding sequence ATGAAACCGGTGGACACCGCCATGACCCATCCCGGCGCATTCGGCGCCGCCGAACCGCGTGCGACGCTGCGGTCCGGCGCGCCGGGCGGCGTTCAGATCGAGCACCTGAGCGTGCGCTACGGCGCGCGCACGGTGCTGGACGATCTGACGCTGTCGATCGGCGCCGGCGAATTTTTGACCGTGCTCGGCAAGAGCGGCTGCGGCAAGACCACGCTGCTGCGCTTCATCGCCGGGTTCGTGAAGGCCGACGGCCTGACCGGCACGCTGACCGTTGCCGGACGTGACCTGACCTATGCGCCGCCGCACAAGCGCAATCTCGGTCTGCTGTTTCAGAACTACGCGCTGTTCCCGCACCTGTCGGTGTTCGAGAACGTCGCATTCGGCCTGCGCGCGCGACGGATGTCGTCGGCCGAGGTCACGCGTCGCGTCGCCGACGCGCTGAAGCTCGTCCAGCTCGGCGACGCCGGCCACCACATGCCGGCGCAGCTGTCGGGCGGGATGCAGCAGCGCGTCGCGCTCGCCCGCGCGCTCGTGATCGAGCCCGACGTGCTGCTGCTCGACGAGCCGCTGTCCGCGCTCGATGCGAACCTGCGCGCGTCGGTGCGCAGCGAGCTGAAGGCGCTGCACGAGCGCCTGCCGAACTTGACCGTCGTGTGCGTGACGCACGACCGCGACGACGCGCTGGTGCTGTCCGACCGCGCGCTGCTGATGCGCGACGGCCACGTCGCGCAGCTCGGCACGCCGCAGCAACTGTACGACACGCCGCGCAACGGCTACGTCGCGCGCTACCTGGGCCCGGCGAACCTGCTGCCGCCGCGCGTGATCTTCCCGCTCGGTGATCCGCGCCACGACGTGCGCGACAAGGTCGCATGCGTGCGCCCGGAGCAGTTGACCGTCAGGCCGCTTGCGGCGGGCGGGCTGCACGGCACGGTCGCGTCGGTCGAATGGCAAGGCGCGGAGCTGTCGATCGCGGTCGTGGTCGACGCGGCGCCGGAAGAGCCGGTGCGCGTGACCATGCAGCGCGGCCGCGGCGCGGCACCCGAGCGCGGCGCGCGTGTTTCCCTGCATTGCGAGGCAGACGATGTCGTCGTTATCGAGCCCTGA